One Dromiciops gliroides isolate mDroGli1 chromosome 3, mDroGli1.pri, whole genome shotgun sequence DNA segment encodes these proteins:
- the LOC122747816 gene encoding LOW QUALITY PROTEIN: 60S ribosomal protein L4-like (The sequence of the model RefSeq protein was modified relative to this genomic sequence to represent the inferred CDS: deleted 2 bases in 1 codon; substituted 1 base at 1 genomic stop codon) — MQVVPSFLIWVSHWGVTWTLTTEYAQEEASHICVQDLPNNRQPYAVSELAGHQTSAESWGTGRAVARIPCVRGGGTHRSGQGAFGNMCRGGHMFAPTKTWCHWHRRGNTTQKHHAICSALAASALPALVMSKGHRIEEVPELPLVVEDKVEGYKKTKEAVLLLKKLKTWNDIKKVYASQHMRAGKGKMRNCRRIQHHGPCIIYNEDNGIIKAFRNIPGITLLNVSKLNLLRLAPGGHVGHFCIWTESAFRKLDDLYGTWRRPAILKSHYNLPMHKMTNTDLTRILKSPEIQRALCAPRKKIHRRVLKKNPLKNLRIMVKLDPYAKTMRRNTILXHAKNRRIRENKRAAALKKIMEAKKEAEEMKKLVGKRSARAKKAPGQKKPGKKLPAAKKAGEKKPTAEKKSATQKNPTAEKTAA; from the exons ATGCAAGTAGTGCCTTCTTTTCTCATCTGGGTCTCTCACTGGGGAGTCACATGGACTCTGACTACTGAGTATGCACAAGAGGAAGCCTCACACATCTGTGTGCAAG ATCTGCCAAATAACCGGCAACCTTATGCTGTCAGTGAATTAGCAGGTCATCAGACCAGTGCTGAATCTTGGGGAACTGGCAGAGCTGTTGCTCGAATTCCTTGTGTTAGGGGTGGAGGCACTCACCGCTCTGGCCAGGGTGCTTTTGGAAATATGTGTCGAGGAGGTCACATGTTTGCTCCTACCAAGACTTGGTGCCATTGGCATCGCAGAGGGAACACAACACAAAAACATCATGCCATCTGCTCTGCCTTGGCAGCCTCGGCCCTGCCAGCACTGGTCATGTCAAAAGGTCATCGAATTGAAGAAGTCCCAGAACTTCCCCTAGTGGTTGAAGATAAAGTTGAAGGGTATAAGAAGACCAAGGAAGCAGTTTTGCTGCTTAAGAAGCTGAAGACATGGAATGACATCAAAAAGGTCTATGCTTCTCAGCATATGCGAGCTGGTAAGGGTAAAATGAGAAACTGTCGTCGGATCCAGCATCATGGACCTTGTATCATCTATAATGAAGATAATGGTATTATCAAGGCCTTCAGAAACATTCCTGGTATAACTTTACTTAATGTGAGTAAATTGAACCTTCTGAGACTTGCTCCTGGTGGGCATGTGGGGCATTTCTGTATTTGGACTGAAAGTGCCTTCCGCAAGTTAGATGACCTGTATGGTACATGGCGCAGGCCTGCTATCCTGAAGAGTCACTACAATCTTCCCATGCACAAGATGACCAACACAGACCTTACCAGGATTTTGAAAAGCCCAGAGATTCAGAGAGCCCTCTGTGCACCACGCAAAAAGATTCATAGACGAGTACTCAAGAAGAACCCACTGAAGAACTTGAGAATCATGGTGAAACTGGACCCATATGCCAAGACAATGCGCCGGAATACAATTCTCTGACATGCTAAGAATCGGAGAATCAGAGAAAATAAGAGAGCTGCCGCACTAAAGAAGATTATGGAGGccaaaaaagaggcagaagagatgAAGAAGCTTGTAGGTAAGAGAAGC GCAAGAGCAAAGAAGGCTCCAGGGCAGAAGAAACCAGGAAAGAAGCTTCCAGCAGCAAAGAAAGCTGGGGAAAAGAAGCCCACAGCTGAAAAGAAATCtgccacacaaaaaaaccctacaGCTGAGAAGACTGCTGCATAA